A genomic segment from Marinitoga hydrogenitolerans DSM 16785 encodes:
- the ade gene encoding adenine deaminase: MKIKDIIPVALGNEKPDVLLKNARLVNVFTGEIEETNVALFRKRIAGIGDYDDGKEIIDLEGMYLLPGFINAHLHIESSMLSPRQFAKAVLLRGTTTVIADPHEISNVLGLDGLEYMIKSTEGIPLNVYIAIPSAVPATSMETSGARLGPEDMVGFVDSYPNRIIALGEVMNFPGVINRDSELLTKIEILRHMYKKIDGHAPGVTGKELNAYIDAFIRSDHECTTKEEALEKISKGMQVFIREGTAAKNLDALIDAVNVMNHHSFSFCTDDREPLDILKDGDIDYLVRRSIEKGIDPIIAIRMATINTARYYNLRSMGAVSPGYKADMIVVEDLKKMNIKMVFKDSKLVVKDGKFIEKMEGVYNDMPKKFGKVVLPKFAAEDLKVKNKGGKIRVIKIYEGSLLTDEIIVEPKVENGYVVPDIERDIIKIAIFERHTGTNFSIGFVNGFGIKKGAVGTSVGHDSHNIGVIGVNDEDIEIAAKEIKNMNGGMVVVESGKVLAKLPLPIAGLMADTELEEVVEKLEFVEEKMKELGGIDATFMTLSFMQLAVIPNLKITNNGLVNVNKQEYVDLFVD, encoded by the coding sequence ATGAAAATAAAGGATATTATTCCTGTGGCACTTGGAAATGAAAAACCAGATGTTTTATTAAAAAATGCAAGATTAGTAAATGTTTTTACTGGAGAAATAGAAGAAACAAATGTTGCTTTATTTAGAAAAAGAATAGCAGGTATAGGTGATTATGATGATGGAAAAGAAATAATAGATTTAGAAGGTATGTATTTATTACCGGGATTTATCAATGCTCATTTGCATATAGAAAGTTCTATGCTATCACCAAGACAATTTGCAAAAGCTGTTTTATTAAGAGGTACAACCACAGTAATTGCAGACCCTCATGAAATTTCTAATGTTTTAGGATTAGATGGTTTAGAATATATGATAAAATCCACTGAAGGAATACCGTTAAATGTATATATAGCTATTCCTTCAGCAGTTCCAGCAACAAGTATGGAAACATCTGGTGCAAGACTTGGTCCGGAAGATATGGTTGGGTTTGTAGATTCTTATCCAAATAGGATAATAGCATTAGGAGAAGTAATGAATTTTCCAGGGGTTATTAATAGAGATTCTGAATTGTTAACAAAAATAGAAATTCTCAGGCATATGTATAAAAAAATAGATGGACATGCTCCGGGAGTTACAGGTAAAGAATTAAACGCATATATTGATGCGTTTATCAGGTCTGATCATGAATGTACAACAAAGGAAGAAGCGTTAGAAAAAATTAGTAAGGGTATGCAAGTATTTATAAGAGAAGGAACAGCAGCAAAAAATCTAGATGCTTTAATTGATGCTGTGAATGTTATGAATCATCACAGTTTTTCTTTTTGTACAGATGATAGAGAACCTCTTGATATATTAAAAGATGGTGATATAGATTATCTTGTTAGAAGAAGTATAGAAAAAGGAATAGATCCAATAATTGCAATTAGAATGGCAACAATAAATACAGCGAGATATTATAATTTGAGAAGTATGGGGGCGGTTTCTCCTGGTTATAAAGCAGACATGATTGTTGTTGAAGATCTTAAAAAGATGAATATAAAAATGGTATTTAAAGATTCAAAATTAGTGGTAAAAGATGGTAAGTTTATAGAAAAGATGGAAGGTGTATATAATGATATGCCTAAAAAATTTGGTAAAGTTGTATTACCAAAGTTTGCAGCAGAAGATTTAAAAGTAAAAAATAAGGGAGGAAAAATAAGAGTTATTAAAATATATGAAGGTTCATTATTAACTGATGAAATAATTGTTGAACCAAAGGTTGAAAATGGATATGTTGTACCTGATATAGAAAGGGATATTATAAAGATAGCAATTTTTGAAAGACATACAGGAACAAATTTCTCCATAGGTTTTGTTAATGGATTTGGGATAAAAAAAGGTGCAGTAGGAACAAGTGTTGGGCATGATTCGCATAATATAGGCGTTATTGGTGTAAATGATGAAGATATAGAAATAGCTGCTAAGGAAATAAAAAATATGAATGGGGGTATGGTAGTAGTAGAAAGTGGGAAAGTTCTTGCAAAATTGCCACTTCCTATTGCAGGATTAATGGCAGATACAGAATTAGAAGAGGTTGTAGAGAAGTTAGAATTTGTAGAAGAAAAGATGAAAGAATTAGGAGGGATTGATGCAACTTTCATGACATTATCTTTTATGCAATTGGCAGTTATACCAAATTTAAAAATCACCAATAATGGGTTGGTAAATGTTAATAAGCAGGAATATGTGGATTTATTTGTTGATTAG
- a CDS encoding BMP family ABC transporter substrate-binding protein, translating into MKKILVVLLIALLSLTLFGKVKVALLINGTLGDKSFFDSAARGMKWAEEQLGAETKIIEMGYNPAEWEPTLEDISDLGEYDIIIVGTWQMVELLQRIAPLYPDQKYVIFDDAVDYSQGNLDNVYSITYKQNEGSFLAGALAALVSNSKKFKYSVPEKHIIGFLGGMDIPVINDFLVGYIEGAKYVDPDIKVLVSYVGAWNDPAKGKEFTLSMYRQGADVVFAVAGETGNGVLAAAKEMDRWAIGVDSDMQLLYEEKDMDIVKHTLTSMMKNVDFSLFRAIKLYEEGKMPLGKAEALGLKDKGVGLADNKYFEEVMESDPWVLVKLKDLELAIIRGEIEVSTAYGMSNEELNKIRNSVRP; encoded by the coding sequence ATGAAAAAAATTTTGGTAGTATTATTAATTGCGTTATTATCATTAACGTTATTTGGTAAGGTAAAGGTTGCTTTGTTGATTAATGGGACATTAGGAGATAAATCATTTTTTGATTCTGCTGCAAGAGGTATGAAATGGGCAGAAGAACAATTGGGTGCAGAAACAAAAATTATTGAAATGGGGTATAATCCGGCAGAATGGGAACCAACATTAGAGGATATTTCTGATCTTGGAGAATACGATATAATTATTGTTGGAACATGGCAAATGGTTGAATTATTACAAAGAATAGCGCCATTATATCCAGATCAAAAATATGTAATTTTTGATGATGCAGTTGACTATTCACAAGGAAATTTAGATAATGTTTATTCAATAACTTATAAACAAAATGAAGGATCTTTTTTAGCAGGCGCATTGGCAGCATTAGTATCTAATTCAAAGAAATTCAAATATTCAGTTCCTGAAAAACATATTATAGGGTTTTTAGGAGGTATGGATATTCCTGTTATTAATGATTTCTTAGTTGGTTATATTGAAGGGGCAAAATACGTAGATCCTGACATAAAAGTTTTAGTTTCATATGTTGGAGCATGGAATGATCCAGCAAAAGGTAAGGAATTTACATTATCTATGTACAGACAAGGTGCAGATGTTGTATTTGCTGTTGCTGGTGAAACAGGAAATGGTGTATTAGCTGCAGCAAAAGAAATGGATAGATGGGCAATAGGTGTTGATTCTGATATGCAATTATTATATGAAGAAAAAGATATGGATATTGTAAAACATACATTAACCTCTATGATGAAAAATGTAGATTTTTCATTATTTAGAGCTATAAAATTATATGAAGAAGGAAAAATGCCATTAGGTAAAGCTGAAGCTCTTGGTTTGAAAGATAAAGGTGTAGGATTAGCTGATAATAAATATTTTGAAGAAGTTATGGAATCGGATCCGTGGGTTTTAGTAAAATTAAAGGATCTTGAATTAGCAATTATTAGAGGGGAAATTGAAGTATCAACAGCATATGGAATGAGCAATGAAGAGTTAAATAAAATTAGAAATTCTGTAAGACCATAA
- a CDS encoding ABC transporter ATP-binding protein has translation MLLKYKKSLLRKVRAVSDFVLEMRNIWKVYPNGVTANKGVNLRIKKGEIHALLGENGAGKSTLMKILFGFEKPTEGEIYYNGKLVQINSPYRAIELGIGMVHQHFMLVPSLTVVENVVLGMEPRKGFSIDLKKSIEFVENEMNKYGLPVPLNEKVKDISVGMKQRVEIIKTLVRGADLIILDEPTAVLTPQETVELFKALKNLTAAGKTVIFITHKLNEVKEIADRITVLRRGKTIGEAEVKDITEKDMSRMMVGRDVDIEIEKEPAKPGNIVLEAKNLEYTRFDGVKMLKGLNLKLRQGEILGIAGVEGNGQTELVDIITGMDKPEKGEIFIFGKNMMDADNPHEFRKTGMSFIPADRMLYGVSKEDTIEENLISDRFEREPFSNHGVLDYNAITDNARKMIQEFDIRTDGPKTAVKMLSGGNIQKVVVAREFTSNSKIIIADQPTRGIDIAAADFIRRRLVKERDNNVAVLLVSSDLTELLSVSDRILVIYHGEFVAHFEDISKIDENILGEYMLGIKKMSKEEMGDLI, from the coding sequence ATGCTTTTAAAGTATAAGAAATCATTATTAAGAAAGGTGAGAGCTGTGAGTGATTTTGTTCTTGAGATGAGAAATATATGGAAAGTTTATCCAAATGGTGTTACAGCAAACAAGGGCGTAAACTTAAGGATAAAAAAAGGTGAAATCCATGCACTTCTTGGAGAAAATGGTGCGGGTAAAAGTACTTTAATGAAAATATTATTTGGTTTTGAAAAGCCCACAGAGGGTGAGATTTATTACAATGGAAAATTGGTACAAATCAATTCACCGTATAGGGCTATTGAACTTGGAATAGGCATGGTTCATCAACATTTTATGCTTGTTCCATCTTTAACTGTTGTAGAAAATGTGGTTCTAGGAATGGAACCAAGAAAAGGATTTTCAATAGATTTAAAAAAATCTATTGAATTTGTTGAAAATGAGATGAACAAATATGGTTTGCCAGTTCCTTTAAATGAAAAAGTAAAGGATATTAGTGTTGGTATGAAACAAAGGGTTGAAATAATAAAAACTCTAGTTAGAGGTGCAGATTTAATTATATTAGATGAACCAACTGCAGTATTAACACCGCAAGAAACTGTTGAACTTTTTAAAGCATTGAAAAATTTAACAGCGGCTGGGAAAACAGTTATTTTTATTACTCATAAATTAAATGAAGTAAAAGAAATTGCGGATAGAATAACAGTTTTAAGAAGAGGTAAAACAATTGGAGAAGCTGAGGTAAAAGATATAACAGAAAAAGATATGTCAAGAATGATGGTTGGTAGAGATGTTGATATAGAAATAGAAAAGGAACCAGCAAAACCAGGGAATATAGTTCTTGAAGCTAAGAATTTGGAATACACGCGTTTTGATGGGGTGAAGATGTTAAAAGGATTGAATTTGAAATTAAGACAGGGTGAGATTTTAGGTATAGCAGGTGTTGAAGGAAACGGACAAACAGAATTGGTAGATATTATTACAGGAATGGATAAGCCGGAAAAAGGTGAAATATTCATTTTTGGTAAAAACATGATGGATGCAGATAATCCTCATGAGTTTAGAAAAACTGGTATGAGTTTTATTCCAGCAGATAGGATGTTATATGGTGTTTCTAAAGAGGATACAATTGAAGAAAACTTAATTAGTGATAGATTTGAAAGAGAACCATTTTCGAATCACGGAGTTTTGGATTATAATGCAATTACAGATAATGCAAGGAAAATGATTCAAGAATTTGATATTAGAACAGATGGTCCAAAAACAGCGGTAAAGATGCTTTCTGGGGGGAATATCCAGAAAGTAGTTGTTGCAAGAGAATTTACGTCGAATTCTAAAATAATTATAGCTGATCAACCAACAAGAGGTATAGATATTGCAGCAGCTGATTTTATTAGAAGACGTCTTGTTAAGGAAAGGGATAATAATGTTGCAGTATTACTTGTATCTTCTGATTTAACCGAATTATTAAGTGTTTCTGATAGAATTTTGGTTATATATCATGGGGAATTTGTAGCACATTTTGAAGATATTTCAAAAATAGATGAAAATATTTTAGGAGAATATATGCTTGGAATAAAGAAAATGTCAAAAGAAGAAATGGGTGATTTAATATGA
- a CDS encoding ABC transporter permease, whose amino-acid sequence MKSMKKYEIYRTAIAIGIALILGYILILITVFPKGDIAFAEKLKTALNDANDSFKTFLLSPILKYRRGSWVFNLRGFIQWINESVPIMITGLAVSLIFTAKHFNIGAEGQLFLGAAIATGAAIYFPSIPIITPIIIILIASLVGAGWSAIPGYLKSKWNASEVVTSLMLNYVALYMGLFIIKTFLRDPNAGQLVSLKFSDSATLFLLNTRYRWHSGILIALAMSFILWFVMKKTTWGYKVRLIGNNRYFAHYSGINTQKTFFQVHLLSGAIAGTAGIIELLGYYGRFVWLYSPGYGWDGIIIATLARNNPIYVPLAALFLSYIRVGAKTMGRYTNIPPEMVSILQATIILLVTAEAFLSQMRQRAIEKEAKQSEEAIGGEING is encoded by the coding sequence ATGAAATCTATGAAAAAATATGAAATATATAGAACAGCAATAGCTATAGGAATTGCTTTAATATTAGGATATATTTTAATATTAATAACAGTTTTTCCAAAAGGAGATATAGCTTTTGCAGAAAAACTAAAAACCGCATTAAACGATGCAAATGATTCGTTTAAAACATTCTTATTATCTCCAATATTAAAGTATAGAAGAGGATCATGGGTTTTTAATCTAAGGGGCTTTATACAATGGATAAATGAAAGTGTTCCTATTATGATTACTGGTCTTGCTGTTTCCTTAATTTTTACAGCAAAACATTTTAATATCGGTGCTGAAGGACAATTATTTTTAGGAGCAGCAATTGCTACAGGCGCAGCGATTTATTTTCCTTCAATTCCAATAATAACACCAATTATCATAATATTAATAGCCTCTTTGGTTGGTGCAGGGTGGTCTGCTATTCCAGGATATTTAAAATCAAAATGGAATGCATCGGAAGTTGTTACTTCTTTAATGCTTAATTATGTGGCGTTATATATGGGATTGTTTATTATAAAAACATTTTTAAGAGATCCAAATGCCGGGCAATTGGTATCTTTAAAATTTTCTGATTCGGCAACGTTATTTTTATTAAATACGAGATATAGATGGCATAGCGGAATTTTAATCGCTTTAGCAATGAGTTTTATATTATGGTTTGTAATGAAAAAAACGACATGGGGTTATAAGGTAAGATTAATAGGAAATAATAGATATTTTGCACATTATTCCGGTATTAATACACAAAAAACATTTTTCCAGGTTCATTTACTAAGTGGGGCAATAGCAGGTACTGCTGGAATAATAGAACTTTTAGGTTATTATGGGAGATTTGTGTGGTTATATTCTCCAGGGTATGGTTGGGATGGAATTATTATAGCAACGTTGGCAAGAAATAATCCTATATATGTTCCACTTGCAGCATTATTCTTATCGTATATTAGAGTTGGAGCTAAAACAATGGGAAGATATACAAATATACCACCAGAAATGGTTTCTATTTTACAAGCAACAATTATATTATTGGTAACTGCAGAGGCTTTCTTGTCACAGATGAGGCAAAGGGCTATTGAAAAAGAGGCGAAGCAGAGTGAAGAAGCAATTGGTGGTGAGATAAATGGATAA
- a CDS encoding ABC transporter permease produces the protein MDNAVLNSILSWEFVAAGIRVTTPVLLAALGALVAELAGTPNIALEGTMLFSAFVGVIISGFTQSLWLSVIGALITGIIMSSILAYFSLKLKTDIIMAAIALNIFASGGTIYALYLLTGDKGSSASLKSLVLPNIDIPIIKNIPILGDILSGHHILTYVAIVLVFLIQYMLYRTPLGLRIRSVGESPDAARSVGISVFKTQYTALIISGMLASLGGVFLSMGYVSWFARDMTSGRGFIALAAQALGGTSAYGVALGSLLFGFSEALSFSLQFLNIPYEVTQSMPFIITVGALAFYAWNKAKNRKNREL, from the coding sequence ATGGATAATGCAGTATTAAATTCAATATTATCATGGGAGTTTGTTGCAGCTGGAATTAGGGTAACAACACCTGTTTTGTTAGCAGCTTTAGGCGCTTTGGTTGCAGAATTAGCAGGGACACCGAATATTGCTCTTGAAGGAACTATGTTATTTTCTGCATTTGTAGGGGTTATTATAAGTGGGTTTACGCAAAGTTTATGGCTTTCTGTTATAGGTGCATTGATAACAGGTATTATAATGTCTTCTATCCTTGCATATTTTTCTTTAAAGTTAAAAACAGATATAATAATGGCAGCTATAGCTTTAAATATTTTTGCAAGCGGAGGAACAATTTATGCATTATATTTATTAACTGGAGACAAAGGATCATCAGCTTCATTGAAATCATTAGTATTACCAAATATAGATATACCGATTATAAAAAACATACCTATTTTAGGGGATATATTAAGCGGGCATCATATATTAACTTATGTGGCTATAGTATTGGTCTTCTTAATTCAATATATGTTATATAGAACACCACTCGGATTAAGAATAAGGTCTGTTGGTGAGTCACCTGATGCAGCACGTTCTGTTGGTATTTCAGTATTTAAAACTCAATATACAGCATTAATAATTAGTGGTATGTTAGCAAGTTTAGGTGGAGTGTTTTTATCAATGGGATATGTATCCTGGTTTGCAAGAGATATGACATCAGGTAGAGGTTTTATTGCTTTAGCAGCACAGGCCTTAGGGGGTACATCTGCATATGGTGTTGCGCTTGGTTCATTATTATTCGGTTTTTCTGAAGCATTATCATTCTCTTTACAATTTTTGAATATACCATATGAAGTAACACAATCTATGCCTTTTATAATTACAGTAGGAGCATTAGCGTTTTATGCATGGAATAAAGCTAAAAATAGGAAAAATAGGGAATTATAG
- a CDS encoding biotin transporter BioY, which produces MKNKITLLGLFTAFLIVTSWIKIPTPFGIPFTLQVFGVILTIYFLKKDAWKAVLIYILLGAIGLPVFAGFGGGISVIFGPTGGYIIGFLLATLVAYLPFENIINGFLAIAIIYIFGITGLIFKLDISLIKAINIGFLPFILFDSLKVILGYYTYKLTQKYEIGIIK; this is translated from the coding sequence ATGAAAAATAAAATCACCTTATTAGGATTGTTTACTGCATTTTTAATAGTTACATCATGGATTAAGATCCCGACACCTTTTGGTATTCCATTTACATTACAGGTTTTTGGAGTTATATTGACTATTTATTTTCTAAAAAAGGATGCCTGGAAAGCAGTATTGATTTATATATTATTAGGCGCTATAGGATTGCCTGTTTTTGCAGGGTTTGGTGGAGGAATTTCTGTGATTTTTGGACCCACTGGAGGATATATAATTGGTTTTTTATTGGCCACATTAGTAGCGTACTTGCCATTTGAGAATATAATTAATGGTTTTTTAGCAATAGCTATTATATATATTTTTGGCATAACAGGATTAATATTTAAACTGGATATATCTTTAATAAAGGCTATAAATATTGGTTTTTTACCTTTTATTTTATTTGATTCTCTAAAAGTTATTTTAGGTTATTATACATACAAACTTACACAAAAATATGAAATAGGAATAATAAAATAA
- a CDS encoding anthranilate synthase component II translates to MILMIDNYDSFTYNLVHYLNLLNEKVKVFRNDKIDIEDIERMNPDMIVISPGPKTPDEAGISLEIIKRFKKNIPIFGVCLGHQTIAQSFGAKIIKAIEPVHGKVYSIKHNSKGIFKGLKNPLKVTRYHSLIVSKRNFPDELEVTAESFEGEIMALKHKIYPIESVQFHPEAILTEQGLDMLRNFLAYAKKYKKEIE, encoded by the coding sequence GTGATTTTAATGATAGATAATTATGATTCTTTCACATATAATCTTGTACATTATTTAAATCTGTTGAATGAAAAAGTGAAAGTTTTCAGGAATGATAAAATTGATATTGAAGATATTGAAAGAATGAATCCAGATATGATTGTGATATCTCCAGGTCCTAAAACGCCAGATGAAGCTGGAATATCACTTGAAATTATAAAACGTTTTAAGAAAAACATACCAATTTTTGGTGTATGTTTAGGTCATCAAACTATAGCACAAAGCTTTGGAGCGAAGATAATAAAAGCTATAGAGCCTGTTCATGGTAAGGTTTATTCAATAAAACATAATTCTAAAGGGATTTTTAAAGGGTTAAAAAATCCTTTGAAGGTTACAAGATATCATTCTCTTATTGTTTCTAAAAGAAATTTTCCAGATGAATTAGAAGTTACTGCAGAGTCTTTTGAAGGAGAAATTATGGCGTTAAAGCATAAAATTTATCCTATAGAAAGCGTTCAGTTTCATCCCGAAGCGATTTTGACAGAACAAGGACTTGATATGTTAAGAAACTTTTTAGCCTATGCAAAAAAATATAAGAAGGAGATAGAATGA
- the pabB gene encoding aminodeoxychorismate synthase component I, giving the protein MIEKIETQLKLLDIFAALKNRKNTVFLDSQKDKNRLGKYSFLGLYPFLIFKVKNNKIIIEKDRKINEYYAQDPFLELKKLLDQYNVENNTHLPFIGGAMGYIGYDSNKYLEEIKINSIDDVNIYDIYMAFYDSVIIYDHMNEEMFLSSLNIEKHEKIKGLIEKAKKFNYKKKNRYLNINIKFNMTKDYYLKSIEKIKDYIYQGDVYQVNFTQRIEVDLIKKPEEVFFDLRVINPAPFASYIDTGEFQIISCSPERFIRLKNNIVETRPIKGTRPRGKNEKINEYNKKELLNSAKDKAELLMIVDLERNDLSKVCIPGTVKVPELFVLEEYATVYHLVSTVVGKLDKNNNAIDLIKATFPGGSITGAPKIRAMEIIDELEPTQRNIYTGSIGYIGFDNVMDLNIVIRTIVCKEQKAYAQFGGGIVWDSNPIEEYEESLTKGKALIEGLRMI; this is encoded by the coding sequence ATGATAGAAAAAATAGAAACACAATTAAAATTATTAGACATATTTGCCGCACTTAAAAACAGAAAAAATACTGTATTTTTAGATAGTCAAAAAGATAAAAATAGATTAGGAAAATATTCATTTTTAGGATTATATCCATTTTTAATATTTAAAGTAAAAAATAATAAGATTATTATTGAAAAAGATAGAAAAATAAATGAATATTACGCCCAAGATCCTTTTTTAGAATTAAAAAAATTATTAGACCAATATAACGTTGAAAACAATACACACCTTCCTTTTATTGGGGGTGCAATGGGATATATAGGTTATGATAGCAATAAATATTTAGAAGAAATAAAAATAAATTCTATTGATGATGTGAATATATATGATATATATATGGCTTTTTATGATAGTGTAATAATTTATGATCATATGAATGAAGAAATGTTTTTATCAAGTTTGAATATTGAAAAACATGAAAAAATAAAGGGTCTAATTGAAAAAGCGAAGAAGTTTAATTATAAAAAGAAAAATAGATATTTAAATATAAATATTAAATTTAATATGACCAAAGATTATTATTTAAAATCAATAGAAAAGATTAAAGATTACATATATCAAGGGGACGTTTATCAGGTAAATTTTACTCAAAGAATTGAAGTGGATTTGATAAAAAAACCAGAGGAAGTATTTTTTGATTTAAGAGTTATTAATCCAGCACCATTTGCATCATATATAGATACAGGTGAATTTCAAATAATATCCTGTTCTCCAGAAAGATTTATTAGATTAAAAAATAATATCGTGGAAACAAGACCAATTAAAGGTACAAGGCCAAGAGGAAAAAATGAGAAAATAAATGAGTATAATAAAAAAGAACTTTTAAATAGCGCAAAAGATAAAGCAGAATTGTTAATGATTGTAGATCTCGAAAGAAATGATTTGTCAAAAGTCTGTATTCCTGGAACAGTTAAAGTGCCAGAATTATTTGTATTAGAGGAATATGCTACTGTATATCATTTAGTTTCAACAGTGGTGGGCAAGTTAGATAAAAATAATAATGCTATTGATTTAATAAAAGCAACATTTCCAGGCGGATCGATCACAGGAGCTCCTAAAATTAGAGCTATGGAAATTATAGATGAATTAGAACCAACACAAAGAAATATTTATACAGGATCAATAGGTTATATAGGATTTGATAATGTTATGGATTTAAATATAGTCATTAGAACAATTGTTTGTAAAGAGCAAAAAGCTTATGCACAATTTGGTGGAGGAATAGTTTGGGATTCTAATCCTATAGAGGAATATGAAGAATCTTTAACAAAAGGAAAAGCATTAATAGAGGGGCTAAGAATGATATGA
- a CDS encoding aminotransferase class IV has product MIFFNGNFYNEKIPFRVNEGLMYGQGVFETLKVTDGKIEFFNMHYERLLEGCKILNINFDYSEKKLLNTSNEVININKDFNGSLKINVLKNRNSYDIIISSSAKKYNKKLKNEGYKVIFAENRRFSKNILNRIKSNNYYINILELERAKKLNKNEAIFLNEKDEITEGTVSNVFFVKDNEIYTPTLSCGLLNGIIRKILITEFNVKEVIIKKEDVYEFDFAFLTNSLMRIMPIKIFEDIEYNFDYNYIQDLEYNIINLGFK; this is encoded by the coding sequence ATGATTTTTTTTAATGGAAATTTTTATAATGAAAAAATACCATTTAGAGTAAATGAAGGCTTAATGTATGGGCAGGGAGTTTTTGAAACATTAAAAGTAACAGATGGAAAAATAGAATTTTTTAATATGCATTATGAAAGATTATTAGAAGGTTGTAAGATATTGAATATTAATTTTGATTATAGCGAAAAAAAATTATTAAATACCTCAAATGAGGTTATTAATATCAACAAAGATTTTAATGGGAGTTTAAAAATAAATGTTTTAAAAAATAGAAATTCTTATGATATAATCATTTCTTCTAGTGCAAAGAAATATAACAAAAAATTAAAAAATGAAGGATATAAAGTTATATTTGCTGAAAATAGAAGATTTAGTAAAAATATTTTGAATAGAATTAAGTCAAATAATTATTATATAAATATTTTAGAACTGGAAAGAGCAAAAAAATTAAATAAAAATGAAGCAATATTTTTAAATGAAAAAGATGAAATTACCGAGGGAACAGTTTCAAATGTTTTTTTTGTAAAGGATAATGAAATATATACACCTACGCTTAGTTGTGGTTTGTTAAATGGTATTATTAGAAAAATTCTTATTACTGAATTTAATGTTAAAGAGGTTATAATAAAAAAAGAGGATGTATATGAATTTGATTTTGCTTTTTTAACAAACTCTTTAATGAGAATTATGCCGATAAAAATATTTGAAGATATTGAATATAACTTTGATTATAATTATATTCAGGATTTAGAATATAATATTATTAACTTAGGTTTCAAATAG